A window from Schistosoma haematobium chromosome 3, whole genome shotgun sequence encodes these proteins:
- a CDS encoding hypothetical protein (EggNog:ENOG410V70G~COG:Q), which translates to MLRSSFLCNSKKWNLLQRLVHSEAITYTEHGDPEQVLRLSSTPVHPFANDEVLVKVYAAPINPSDINTIQGTYPIKPKLPAVAGNEGAGKIIACGKNVDGFSVGDTVIPLELASGTWQTYWCGKADSFLKIKHPIPISYAATLAINPSTALHLLNNFVELQKGDILIQNGATSAVGIYVIQIAKILGLNTVNLFRERDTPEATEETRNLLKSYGGTWCLTESEYMERAKEIGPFKLALNCLGGKPASILVKNLSHSGTMVTYGGMARNPMPLPVGPFIFKDISLRGFWLSNFNLHQSTSKRQLTIDQLSKWFSEDLIRPSPFEEIPFKEWRKALHMSLFSDSAPTSIRKKSVLIME; encoded by the exons ATGCTACGATCATCTTTTCTTTGTAATTCAAAAAAATGGAATCTACTGCAAAGACTTGTTCATTCAGAAGCTATCACTTATACTGAGCATGGCGATCCAGAACAGGTTTTACGTTTATCATCCACTCCAGTACATCCGTTTGCGAATGACGAGGTTTTGGTAAAAGTTTACGCGGCCCCTATTAATCCATCGGACATCAACACGATACAAGGTACTTATCCAATCAAACCAAAACTACCTGCTGTTGCTGGGAATGAAGGTGCGGGTAAA ATTATTGCGTGTGGGAAGAACGTGGATGGTTTCTCCGTAGGCGATACAGTTATTCCTTTGGAATTAGCGTCAGGGACATGGCAAACATACTGGTGTGGTAAAGCTGACAGTTTCTTGAAGATAAAACATCCCATCCCGATATCTTATGCTGCAACATTAGCAATTAATCCTAGCACTGCACTTCATTTACTCAATAATTTTGTAGAACTTCAAAAGGGCGATATTTTAATTCAAAATGGTGCGACTAGTGCTGTTGGAATATATGTGATCCAAATAGCAAAAATATTAGGACTCAATACAG TGAACCTGTTTCGTGAAAGAGATACACCTGAAGCCACAGAAGAAACACGTAATCTTCTTAAAAGTTATGGAGGTACATGGTGTCTCACAGAGTCTGAATACATGGAACGAGCAAAAGAAATAGGCCCTTTCAAACTTGCATTAAACTGCTTAGGGGGGAAACCTGCATCTATCTTGGTGAAAAACCTAAGTCATTCCGGGACTATGGTTACATATGGTGGAATGGCACGGAATCCAATGCCCTTACCCGTTGGTCCATTCATTTTTAAAGATATCAGTTTACGCGGTTTTTGGCTGTCTAATTTTAATCTACATCAGTCCACTTCAAAAAGACAACTTACTATCGACCAATTATCAAAATGGTTTTCTGAAGATCTCATTAGACCCTCACCATTTGAAGAAATTCCTTTCAAAGAATGGCGTAAGGCGTTGCATATGTCATTATTCAGTGATTCAGCACCAACAAGTATTAGAAAAAAGTCTGTTTTGATTATGGAATGA